The sequence below is a genomic window from Perca fluviatilis chromosome 13, GENO_Pfluv_1.0, whole genome shotgun sequence.
TAGGAGTTAGAGTCTGGATTCAGTTTCTCAGAGAGCCTCAGAGCTGTTGTCAGGAGATGGAGGGCGTTTGGCTGAAACACAAAGCAAAGACaagtcatgttttatttttggcaAAGTATCTTCTAACACCTTCTTCCCAGTGGATATGATCCCTTTTCTAGTCACTCAAATCTCTTCtatctttctgtttttatcttaCTTAACTTCTTTTCCTATCACTTCTCTGTTGttatgtgtatttattattgCATTGCCACATTTTCAATAGTTGTAAGGTCCTCAGGAAGAACAGCTCCTGCAATGCAGATGACCACGATCTGCAAAACCAGGGCGGTGAGGAAAGGACAAGCAATTTGCGGTGATGGGCTACATCCCCTATTCCAGGCGTATGAGGTGCTGCCATCAGGCAGAAGATATAGGGTACCGTCCTTACAAACCAACCGGGCTTGCAAATAATGTATTCCTACCAGCATCACACTACTGAATAAGTTAAGGAAAATAACTTGATCCTTTCTGTGTGATAatactaacctgactccgccagatggattgcttcgcattttctcggcatatccatctgggaacttaccgttggagaacttttgggaaggggccatagatgggccaaatcaaccaatcagatcaacgaagcgtatgaaaatacaaccacaagccaggctatccctgctgctgcaggcaaagcatagctcgttagctcagtaagcaagcaacatgtcagtaaaggatatttgccgtttgtgtaacgagaatttacgaaCCGGTcaatattccaaaagaaggatccaagagaaaaaagcattagtgaGCGGCTAACAAAATTAGGGCTACCACTATCTGAAAATattggttagctgattggataaaccaccTGTCGACGCTTCTCGTTgcatcacacctaaacccgcttcaaaaccaacgctgattggtcggttgtttggcgaacggctccaaaatGTCTCAAGATGCcagcaaagaatttctaatataggaagaagttccactctctcgttacttccggcttctgaactggttgcagttccaccagagttccacatagggggcgctcacaggccagtgcagaatgaatgggactctatggagctacacccctcaaaatccacttttcacaggatataattttttgtctagtaatttgaacattacattcgaaaggggaggctaagaaaataaacactgctgggtgttagattttttttaaagtcacttttttgttctaaaaagccttttaaaatgtcaatgacgtcatacacatatacggccagagatactgctttacggcaaggtctgagtcgcttcctttgttctcttgAGGCGTCGACAACACAACTGACGGGTAgtctctccctgtcaatacacgtgctagaaagaggtttgctgaggttttaaagaccacgaaatattcactctgacattctggttctgcttcggatgccgtcaagtgGGATCTCtgatcgtaatcagtccttcactgaccaatcagcattcattagcagaatgctagcgtgttatgggcaacaactactcaacctgtaagaaatcgaAAGGGACATTAGTActtcgttcattcaacttttgaTCTATAATCTATGTTGAATttacaaaaactacaatcaaatctgaggtttcttaATGACAATCAGgcaaaagagacaaatttataCGCCtcgctccatagagtcccattcattttgcacagGACCGcaatcacccccagtggaactctggtggaactgcaaccaaattcgtacaatggggctgaatagggagtggaacggctttccggaCCGGCTttgatgccagactgatctgcgagtggaaaactggagcttgcgagatcaggacggtctcacgaggcgaTAATACGCACTTTTGGGATAATATAAAAATGTCACTGCTGGTGTTTCACCTTACTAATGATAGCCCACTGGTGCTAATGATACTGCACTTTACTATTTTATAATGTAGAGATATTtggtgttgtgtattgttgttgtgtgtctgatgtgctgtatggtgcaagatgaattcccgaaaggatcaataaatgtcTATCTATAAATTCATCCAAAAATAAGTTAATATCAAAATCATAATCTTGGCTCCActatccacatttatttattcttttatttctttttatatttccaATTCTTTTATTTACTAATTTAGCCCATttctatttaaaatatatatttgtctcTTCTAGTCATATCATAATGATATGCACTGAGCCTCACACCGCTTACTGCTGAAGTTTGAAGTTTGCTTCACTTTTAAAGTCTGGATCAAAGAATTCATTTTAAGTCTAAAATCTAAATACTGAGAAAGAAATGAGGCAATCTTTCTGTTTGAGTCTCTcacctttcttctttctgtaaaCTAGGACTCCGATCACAGCGAGGAGGACGAGAGCCACAACAACCACTGCAGCGATGATGGGGATGGTCATGTCAGTGGGCTTCTCTGTTgagcagaaaacaacaacaaatagtcCCAACCTGAACAGATGAAGCAGGTTAGAAGAGAAGAACATCCATTTATCAACCAGACCACAAACCTGTATACAGACACTTTATGTTACATTTATgaaagtggttaaaaaaaataagtgttttgtatgtttcattattgaaatgtttctttttcatcaaatcaAAGCTATATAACCGGTGGGCAGACAGCACAAACATCATGGTGGTGGACAACAATCATTTCTCCAAAgcagtttaaaacttttagttTACATTACTGTAAAAGTAAAGATTGGTTTAATGATCTAatccttaaaaaaatatataaaaaaactagATAAAAGAAACTGACAACAAAACCATTTAAGGAAACAAAACTTCCCATCCAACACATAAAAATACATGAACTACAGGACTGTTAAGAGTAAACTAGATGTGTCTTTCCTTCATCACGTCTGATTCAAGTCTCACCTCTGTTGGTCCTgatctctgctttgtccagtTTGGTGACAATGTCGTCCTCCACACCATAGAGCTGAAACACACAGTCGTACCTCCTCCAGTCTTCAGCTGGGACTGATGAAAGGTCCAGGTCAACACTCATCTGGAAGGATCCATCGTGGTTGGGGAGGATCTCTCCGAGGTCCACATCCTCATGAAGCTCCTCTCCATCTTTCCTCCAGAACATCATGGCTCTGTCAGGGTAGAAACCTGTAGCGTGGCAGCTgactggagaggagggagacttCTGGAGGAGAGACACTGAGGGAACCTCTGCACAGTGAAGACAAAGACTTTACTATTATTTACTGGAGATTAATATTCTCATTCCTGTTtgatttaatgtattttaaatgcatttctTTATGAAATGCAAATAAACCTCACTGAAGTGTAAAAAATGGAGGTGAGATAGATTAAAAAAGGAGGACAGGGAGtgtgagaaagacaaagagacagagagacaaactgagacaaactgaaacaaagcagaaagaaagagagaaagaagttaAGAGTGGTGATAAATGCAAAAAGGAGAGGTaggcagagagatggagagaagtcagaacatgagagaaagagaaatgtgTGTAAACTGTGATGCAGTGAGTCTTTGTTGTTTAATATTTATTGTAATGTTACTGTTGGTTAGAAACCCAAGAAGAAATGTTAACATTGTTGTGTCCATTAAACTCCatcaggtcatgtgattctacctGTTCTCAGCAGAGAGCTCCTCCCATAGTTCAGATACTTCTTCAGCCACTCAGGACAAATCTGAGTCAGGTAGTGTTTATACTGAGCTATCTCAGCTTTGTTATTGTCCCACTTGTGTTTGGTGATGACAGCCTGTGGTTTTGGAGCGATCCATGACTCTGTCTTCAGGTCAAATGATATGAAGTCTTCTCCATCATAACCATCCTGACGAAAACCATTGACCTCTCCAGTCTCATCATCCCACTCACAGCCGAACATCCTCTGGGCAATGTGAGCacctgagacagagagagagagagagagagagagagagagacacagtcATCTGTTAACAGTTGATAACTTAAATtactaattattttcattatcaattatttttttattaatcaattGACCAAACAAATAATTGACTAATAGTTTCATCACTTTATATGTTCATTACAACACCTGAACTGGAGAGAGCACATAGATCCTTGGCTCCTAAACCGGCGCAAGGGAAGCCTGCTAGAGCATTTGTGGTTTTCGAAGCTTTCAACAAAAAGAAGCAGCACTGCGTTGGGCAAGGAGCCATGAGGTTAAGTTCCACAATGCTAGCCTTCAGTTTTATCCCGACCTGAGTGCTACCTTGGCGAAAAAACGCAGGGCTTTCAACGGAGGTAAACAA
It includes:
- the LOC120571327 gene encoding major histocompatibility complex class I-related gene protein-like, translating into MFGCEWDDETGEVNGFRQDGYDGEDFISFDLKTESWIAPKPQAVITKHKWDNNKAEIAQYKHYLTQICPEWLKKYLNYGRSSLLRTEVPSVSLLQKSPSSPVSCHATGFYPDRAMMFWRKDGEELHEDVDLGEILPNHDGSFQMSVDLDLSSVPAEDWRRYDCVFQLYGVEDDIVTKLDKAEIRTNRGET